In Chrysoperla carnea chromosome 2, inChrCarn1.1, whole genome shotgun sequence, the following proteins share a genomic window:
- the LOC123293183 gene encoding regucalcin-like → MFLFVFITIVVVQQTDLVSSEPTCLLPNENSIKRSDSPPIIIEQVTAPVVHGEEPHWDDEQQVLYFVDVSSQNVLKYDPETGDVTSVHFNGAKAVTPVIPVKDHNNLFAVGVDRRLTLIEWNGENSTVNSQYNNKHFKLLTTVDKSHESNRFNDGKADKNGRLWIGTIGPEDSSGVAPNLATLYRITIKDNFYNDTSNIEVTPVISPVTNSNGLAWNKANNKFYYIDTPTRAVVKFDYDADKGTITNKQVAFDLNKYDLEGFPDGMTIDENDHLWIALWAGGSVIKVNPETNELLQCVAIPAPHVSSTMFGGADLDELYVTTSKRDLTPEQIQQLPQAGSVFRIKNLGVRGYLPPYKVVID, encoded by the exons atgtttttatttgtatttattacaattgttGTTGTACAACAGACAGATTTAGTTTCTAG TGAACCAACATGCTTATTACCAAACGAAAATAGTATAAAACGAAGTGATTCTCCACCAATAATAATTGAACAAGTAACAGCACCAGTAGTTCATGGTGAAGAGCCCCATTGGGATGATGAACAACAAGTGTTATATTTTGTCGATGTTAGTAGTCAGAATGTCTTAAAATATGATCCAGAAACCGGTGATGTTACATCAGTACATTTTA ATGGTGCTAAAGCTGTCACACCTGTGATACCCGTAAAAgaccataataatttattcgcTGTCGGAGTTGATCGACGTTTAACATTAATTGAATGGAATGGAGAAAATTCTACCGTTAACTCACAGtacaataataaacattttaaactattaacaACTGTTGATAAATCACATGAATCAAATCGTTTTAATGATGGTAAAGCCGATAAAAATGGACGACTTTGGATCG gtaCAATCGGCCCAGAAGATTCATCCGGTGTTGCGCCAAATCTAGCTACCCTATATCGTATAACAATTAAAGACAATTTCTATAATGATACCTCAAATATAGAAGTGACACCAGTGATATCGCCTGTTACAAATAGTAATGGATTAGCATGGAATaaagcaaataataaattttattatattgatacGCCAACGCGAGCCGTTGTTAAATTTGACTATGATGCTGATAAAGGCACAATAA CAAATAAGCAAGTGGCAttcgatttgaataaatatgatttagaaGGTTTTCCAGATGGTATGACAATTGACGAAAATGATCATTTGTGGATCGCATTATGGGCTGGTGGGTCT GTTATTAAAGTAAATCCCGAAACCAATGAATTGTTGCAATGCGTCGCAATTCCAGCCCCACATGTATCATCAACAATGTTTGGCGGTGCTGACTTGGATGAATTATATGTGACAACATCAAAACGAGATTTAACTCCTGAGCAAATTCAACAATTACCACAAGCTGGATCTGTattcagaataaaaaatttaggagTACGTGGATATTTACCTCCCtataaagttgttattgattaa
- the LOC123291679 gene encoding regucalcin-like produces MLLFVLATSIFIQTILIYSVVASCTIEQITPPLGLGEEPHWDNETQVLYFVDVKGKDLFKYDPQSGDITSLHFDDCENLDIAIPVKGYDNLFLVGIDRRLTLLEWNGENSTINFQIYNSQFKYLTSVEPSHPSNRFNDGKADKNGRLWIGTLDPQISTNPLKFVPDEATLYRVIITKNSNAEVTPAISPVTVSNGLAWNKANNKFYYIDTATRKIVKYDYDADEGTIKNKQLAFDFEKNGVKGYPDGMTIDENDHLWVAVYGGGSVIKVNPQCNQLLQTVIIPTTQVTSTMFGGPNLDDLYVTTAKEGLSPEELQQQPQAGAVFRIKNLGVRGYLPPYKVAID; encoded by the exons atgttattatttgttttggcaACGAGTATTTTTATTcagacaattttaatttatag TGTTGTAGCATCATGTACAATTGAACAAATAACACCTCCACTGGGTCTCGGAGAAGAACCTCATTGGGATAATGAAACACAAGTGTTATATTTTGTTGATGTAAAGGGTAAAgatctttttaaatatgatcCACAAAGTGGTGACATTACATCTTTGCATTTTG acgATTGTGAAAATCTAGATATTGCGATACCTGTGAAAGGATACGATAATCTATTTTTGGTTGGTATTGATCGTCGTTTAACATTACTGGAATGGAATGGAGAAAATTCTActataaatttccaaatttataaTTCACAATTTAAGTACTTGACAAGTGTTGAACCGTCGCATCCATCAAATCGGTTTAATGATGGTAAAGCGGATAAAAATGGACGTCTTTGGATTG gaACACTCGATCCTCAAATTTCAACTAACCCCTTAAAGTTTGTACCAGATGAAGCTACGCTTTACCgtgtaataattacaaaaaattccaatgCTGAAGTAACTCCAGCGATATCACCTGTTACAGTTAGTAATGGCTTAGCATGGAATaaagcaaataataaattttattatatcgatACGGCTACCCGAAAAATTGTCAAGTATGATTATGATGCTGATGAAGGAACAATCA aaaacaaaCAGCTGgcttttgattttgaaaagaatGGCGTGAAAGGTTACCCAGATGGTATGACAATTGATGAAAATGATCATTTATGGGTCGCTGTGTATGGTGGAGGTTCT GTGATAAAAGTTAATCCACAGTGTAATCAACTACTACAAACTGTAATAATACCAACGACACAAGTGACTTCAACTATGTTTGGTGGACCAAATTTAGACGATTTGTATGTAACAACAGCAAAAGAAGGTTTGTCTCCTGAAGAACTTCAACAACAACCTCAAGCCGGAGCtgtatttagaattaaaaatttaggaGTTCGTGGATATTTACCTCCATACAAAGTGGCTAttgattaa